A part of Larkinella insperata genomic DNA contains:
- a CDS encoding efflux RND transporter periplasmic adaptor subunit has product MKRWIAIGLVLLVVGGIIYYNKFYKQQPGGNPGGRGGAQAGGSPGGRGAGGPTSINVFVVASQNLKDEVVATGSLIAAEQVDIYPEVSGRIVQLNIQEGRSVSQGTLLVKLYDGDLQAQLLKLKAVEENNRRTEERNKQLLDRGGISQQEYDIASTNLKSALADIELTKASIRRTEIRAPFSGTIGLRNVSLGAVVSPNTLIARLQQTSSMKLDFSVPEKYGPAVKIGSTISFMIDGSDKVFNGAVYAIEPGVEEATRNLRIRARVANNSASLRPGTFAKVNLVINTTDALVVPTQSVIPQTRGSQVVVIENGKAVFKDVKIGLRNANVVEVTQGLQRGDSVATTGLIFLRPDSPVKVAKVDKLTGQNGPATGGAAGNSASMR; this is encoded by the coding sequence GTGAAAAGGTGGATTGCAATTGGATTAGTGCTGCTGGTTGTTGGCGGCATTATTTATTACAACAAGTTCTACAAACAGCAGCCGGGGGGCAATCCGGGCGGCCGGGGTGGTGCCCAGGCTGGCGGTAGCCCCGGTGGGCGCGGTGCGGGTGGTCCAACATCGATCAACGTGTTTGTAGTGGCTTCGCAGAATTTGAAAGATGAAGTGGTGGCAACGGGTTCGCTTATTGCCGCCGAACAGGTCGATATTTACCCGGAAGTTTCGGGCCGGATTGTGCAGCTAAACATTCAGGAAGGGCGTTCCGTTAGCCAGGGAACCTTGCTGGTGAAGCTGTACGACGGTGATTTACAGGCCCAATTGCTGAAGTTGAAAGCCGTTGAGGAAAATAATCGTCGAACCGAAGAGCGTAACAAACAGTTACTCGATCGGGGTGGAATCAGCCAGCAGGAATACGACATTGCGTCCACGAATTTGAAGAGTGCCCTGGCTGATATTGAATTGACCAAAGCGTCCATTCGGCGGACGGAAATCCGGGCTCCGTTTTCCGGAACGATCGGTTTGCGGAACGTGAGTCTGGGCGCGGTGGTATCGCCGAATACGTTAATCGCGCGGTTGCAGCAAACCAGCTCGATGAAGCTGGATTTTTCGGTTCCGGAAAAATACGGTCCGGCGGTCAAGATTGGCAGTACGATTTCGTTTATGATCGACGGTTCCGACAAAGTATTTAACGGTGCAGTGTACGCCATTGAACCCGGCGTGGAAGAAGCCACCCGGAATTTGCGGATTCGGGCGCGGGTTGCCAACAACTCCGCGAGTTTACGGCCCGGTACCTTTGCCAAAGTGAATCTGGTTATCAACACCACCGACGCGCTGGTGGTACCGACCCAGTCGGTGATTCCGCAAACCCGGGGTAGCCAGGTCGTTGTCATCGAAAACGGGAAAGCGGTTTTCAAGGATGTGAAAATCGGTCTACGGAATGCCAACGTGGTGGAAGTGACGCAGGGGTTGCAGCGGGGGGATTCCGTGGCGACGACGGGTCTGATCTTTTTGCGGCCCGACTCCCCGGTTAAGGTGGCCAAAGTGGACAAGCTGACGGGGCAAAATGGACCTGCTACCGGGGGGGCGGCAGGAAATAGTGCAAGCATGAGATAA
- a CDS encoding DUF1801 domain-containing protein: MTVDEYINRQNPEIHRLLDHIRRLILEAAPRIQEKINWGVPFYSHKGQLCYLNPLRSPEVAVDLCFLRGYELADDQNVLENRGRRTVRSLVVRAGEVNEELIRTLLQQAVLLNETSKEKPATLQRKRED, translated from the coding sequence ATGACAGTTGACGAATACATAAATCGACAAAACCCCGAAATTCATCGCCTATTAGACCATATACGCCGATTAATCCTGGAAGCAGCCCCTCGTATTCAGGAGAAAATTAATTGGGGAGTGCCCTTTTATTCGCATAAAGGACAGTTATGTTACCTCAATCCGCTGCGGAGTCCGGAGGTGGCCGTTGATCTCTGTTTTCTACGCGGTTACGAACTGGCTGATGATCAAAACGTCCTCGAAAACCGGGGGCGCCGGACCGTCCGTTCGCTGGTTGTCCGGGCGGGCGAGGTAAACGAGGAACTGATCCGGACGCTCCTGCAGCAAGCCGTGCTGCTCAACGAAACATCGAAGGAAAAACCGGCTACTTTGCAGCGAAAACGGGAGGACTGA